The genome window GACGAGCCGGGAAAAGATCTTGACGGCAGCCCGTTGCCCcgggcggcgaggaagccGGCGGCTTCGAGCGCTCTGGGCATGGTGGAGAATGCTCCCGGTTCGCCGACGCTGACGTCAAGCTACGACGCGAACGAGGATCACTTGTCGCAGTTTGTCACGCCTGCCCCGCCGAGGGTGCACCCGAGGCTGGCGCCGCCGAGCACGGCGCAGAGGCCGAGTCAGCACATGCCTACTAGTTCGCCGGCGCCGTTTTGGAGGTATGCTGATTTTGGGAGCACACCGCTGAAGGCACCGGCGGGGTTTGAGGTGGGCAGTCCGACAAAGGGGGGTCCggtgggtggtttggggggggatgTGAAGGGGGAGCAGCAGGTGGCTAGCAGTCCACCGCCGGTTGTGcagtcgaggagggagaggagcaAGAGCCCGGTGGGGGGTGTGCCGCCGCAGAGTCCGACGAGACGAGGGGGCAGTGTGGGTGCTGTCGTCGCGcctggggggttggaggatgaggaaggggaggtggggggtgggatgccggaggaggaggggtttgatTTGACGAAGTGagtaattttttttttgtcttgccAATCTTGATGACGAGAAGCTAACAAAAAATAGGGGGTTCCAAAGCATTAGCAGTTTCCACGCCACGGTCGTCAAGCCTGGTTCCAATGGGGAGTCGCAGTCGCAGTCTCAGGGGACGAATGCCAATGGAGATCCTGAGACGCAGGAGAGTGTTTGAGCTTTTTTCGTACATTATTTGTTtctgtgtggtggtgattgatgTCAACATGGACACGGGCAAACGATTCATTGTTATCGCCACTCTTGTTTGGTCAAAGCTGAGGACGCATCATCCTCAGATAACATGGgcatttttttctctttttttttcgtttcaCATTGCCTGTTTTATTAccctttttttcctattCTTTCTGCTGAAGGGCTATATGGTGGGTTtagggaaaggaaagggagtGTGGGTGGTGCATGGGACACTGGTGTTGATTTGTTTTTAATTGACTGAGTATAATTATTGCTCGTATGGGAATATGGGATTATTGAttggggaggcgggggaggtggactttttttttctcttgtttttttttactcGTTACTgatatcttttttctttttctttttcggttGCTGGATTTATCACTAGGGGTATATGGAGTTTGAGGGCCCTCGGTTTTTTCAAGTGGTGCAGAGAGGGTAAACACACactgtgttgttgttgttgttgtttctctAGGAAGAGAGAGTCAGGGGGTGTATACCTACTACTGGCCCGAGCTGGGGCAGGATGAGATGTGAttggagggaaagggagggcGATCAAGGAGATGTGTGGGGGATGTTTGATGAGcgatgtgggagggggatggcaGGGAGATAATATTATCGATTGGCTCTTGTTTTGTCAAATGGTAGTGTTATTCTTTTGCTGTGTTTTTGGTcgagggaggaaggagggaaggttTGATTGTCAAGCTTTGCTGATAGTGGTGGGGGTTCTATCAATTGCTTGTTGGGAGTTTGTGTTGTAAAGCGTTCAACAGCTGGGAATGAATAGTGttagggggaaggggttagCTAGCAATGGAACGTGGGATGCCAAATAGTTTGAGTTGTGCTTCCAATGTGGTGTGTGAATAGGTAATGATGGTATGGTCTGCGAATAACGATGATAAAGATGTCTTGTGAGAGAGGAGGCAATTTCTGGACCTTGGATTCCATACAAGTGATGAAGGGTGGCAAATAGGGGTGCATGGCGGCAAGGGGGGTTCGGCTTCTGGAATGGGGAATGTCTCGGGTAGAAatggttgggggttggggttgataaTATGGGGGGAAGGAAGTGGTCAAAGAAGGCTGAAGCTAGGGCCCTTATGACGACAGCGTGAGCTACCTTGGCTTGTGGTAGGAGCTACCCCTTTAGCTAGGTGCCTACCTTACTtgcacatcaccaccacccatgcATGCGGCTCAACTCGAGCAGATCACCATTGCCAATACCAGACCCCCAACCAGGACACACCCTCCATTCCCCTGCCTATTAATCAGACTTAACGATATCCGCTATAATACCACCACAGAATGtggccctcctctccaccaggCCCTCCCCCACAGGCACACCCACACGCTATAGTCAACCCCCTTCGCGACGAGGAACAGCAAGCACTGCCCCCGCCGTCGTATTACTCTTCTGTTCTCCAGCCTGCCGGGGGtaacaacaaccaacaggagcagccaccaccagtGGACAACAAAGAACTAGAAACACAACCCCCAAGGATAGGAGACCGAGCCCCGAGCCTAGGGCCAAGTATCACCTTCCCAACAGACAAACCCCTCCTGGTAGTCTTCCTTCGATACTGCGGATGTCCATGTAagtccatctccccccccttaccccccaacctccataTTCGTGTTTAAGCTAACCCCCTCACAGTCGCAGAACAAGctttcaccaccctcgccaccttttccaccacccacccctccatcacctgcatAGCAATCACCCaatcccccccctccgaaTCCGACACCTGGATCATCTCCCTCGGCGGCCTCTGGTCCATCTCCACCGTCATCCCCGACCCGTCTTTGTCACTCTACCATTCCTGGGGATTACACCAAAACAGGTCATGGTACGACTGGTTTGTGGAGAACCTCAAAGTTCCCATCACTAAGCCGGTGAATGTCACCAATCTGGAGCATAAGCCTCATGGGAGGTACGAAGGAGAGAATAAGTGGCAGCAGGGGGGCGCGTTTGGGATTGACCAGGATGGGTTTGTGAGGTGGGCTTGGGTAGGGAGGAAGGtggatgaggttgtggaTTTTGAAAGgggcggggtggtggaggcgcttttggggagggagaaacagaagaagaagaaggggggagaggggggggacaATAAagatgaggggggtgggaatggaCAGCTGATGTAGTATGAGGTTGTGCTTGATGATTGGGAGAGTGAGTGAtcaaggggggagatggcaaTACAGAGATGAGGAGAAAGAGATGTGCAGTAGAGTTAATAATCAGTATTCATTCAATCAGTGTGCTGTTGGTTGTGTAGGTGTgtatatgtgtgtgtgtgtgtggaaAATAAAGAGATAAAAAAGGAAACGCTGGGAACGCTGCCCTGAAAATCAAACGCTGTGTGACGGGCCAGGAGTCGAACCCGGTTTTTTTTCGCTCAAACTTGGGAGTGTAATAACCTCTATACTACCGCGCCACGGAATTGTGATTAGAATTCGAAAACTATATAACCccgttggttgggttgggttctggtctgtggttgtggtggagacAATGATGAAAGTGGCATTGTTTAGGGCGGAAGGCTGAAGATGTTACGTCTTGACGGCATGTGAAAGAGTAACTATACAGAACAGTGACCGGCATTGCAGATGGACAACATATCAAACGAGGTATCAGGACATGACAGCCATTGTAAATGGGGAGATGAAATTGTATTGAAGCAGTCAAAACAACATGTAAATGAACAAGAACAAACAGCTATGGAGCAGAACCCAAACAAAATATCATAAAAAGTCATCAGTgagagacagagacagagagagagagagagagatagaaCTATGATGCTAAACGATAGAGAAACACACATGTTTTACTCCTTCCAGTCCCATTCCtgtcaaaaagaaaatctcCGATTATTGTATACCATCATCATAACAAGGCTTCACAGCTCCACCTCTTCTCACACACTCATACACACACGATTCTCAGTCCATGTCTCGTACATTCTAACCGGTATCGCTTGCATCTAATACTCCATCCCACCAAAACTCTTATTCCTCACCAGCGTCGCTCTCTCCAAGCTCGCCCTGGGAAGCTGCTCATGGCTCCGCGTCCTACTGCGCGCTGTGCCCGGCCGCGAAGGGGCGTCGCCGTCTTCGACAGCGCTCATGATATCCGCGGGGACATCCGGATCATCCCTGATGCGGTGgatgaagaaggccgagatcAGCACCGTGATGCCACCCAATGCCAGCACAATCGCGATGCTGTGGTCTCCCGGCTCGCCGCGGGGCTTTTGGAAAATTTGGAAGATCACACTGCTGAGCAAGGTGGCGATGATCTGAGGGGCAGCAATGGCCATGTTGTGGATCCCCAATATGACACCGGCCTGGTCGGCGGCTTCGGCGTCTTCCCCTGATTCGAGCTCGCGGGCCTCGTCGGAGTTGTAGCCGTCCATTCCGCGGGTGGGTGAGAGCATCCTCTGCGCTCGTTGTTGGCGACGCTCTTCGTCGCGGCGGGAAATCTCGGCGCTGATGATAGCCCATGGTGCCCAGAGAGTAAGAGCCCAGGTGATACCAACGAGGCCAATGAGTACTGTGGCTGCTGTGACGGTCCGCACGAAAACAGTGCAAAGCATGCTGCAGGTGAAGAGAATCTGGGCAAGCATCCAGGCGCGGCGAAGCGTGAATCCAGGGATGACGAGGTAGTCCAACCAGGACTTTTCCTCGTCATAATCCTTGAGCGAGCTGGGGCCGCCCTCGTCAGGGGAGACAACAGCACTGCCAGGTTGAGTTGTGTATGTTGGCGCaatgaagaaggggaggaacaCATTCGTTGCCAGACTAGTGATCGCAAAGATGAGCAACGCAAAGGTTCCCTCCCGAGTGGCGTCTTCATAGAGCCTGTCGAGTTCCTCAGGGGTCATGTTCGGGTTGGCCTCGAGATATGGTTCGGCATAAATCTCGCCAATGTACGACGAAGTGTAGAAGAGCATAGGGAAGAAGCCAATCCATGCGCAGAATTGGACTTCGCAGACTTTTCTGGTCTGGGGCGGTAGCCGTTGAATGGAGGTGAAGatcttgttgaagaaggcgaggacgCCAGGCTTGTCCTTGATGGGTGGCCCCTCGAGTCGGGGATCTCGTTCGCGGATGAAAATGCAGGTAGCGACAACCGTCACTCCCAGCGCAATACTCGCGATGGCGCAAAGGTCCTTGAATTGGGTATCACCCAAAAACCAGAGCACACTGGGCAGATCGGTATAGCCAGCGAGGTAGCCTGCAATGTTTCCAATACCGACAAACCTGCTTGCCATGGCATTCGCAACCTCTGTAACAGGCGTTAGACTTGAACTAAATCAAGGGGCAT of Podospora pseudopauciseta strain CBS 411.78 chromosome 7 map unlocalized CBS411.78m_7, whole genome shotgun sequence contains these proteins:
- a CDS encoding uncharacterized protein (COG:S; EggNog:ENOG503P47B), which codes for MWPSSPPGPPPQAHPHAIVNPLRDEEQQALPPPSYYSSVLQPAGGNNNQQEQPPPVDNKELETQPPRIGDRAPSLGPSITFPTDKPLLVVFLRYCGCPFAEQAFTTLATFSTTHPSITCIAITQSPPSESDTWIISLGGLWSISTVIPDPSLSLYHSWGLHQNRSWYDWFVENLKVPITKPVNVTNLEHKPHGRYEGENKWQQGGAFGIDQDGFVRWAWVGRKVDEVVDFERGGVVEALLGREKQKKKKGGEGGDNKDEGGGNGQLM
- a CDS encoding uncharacterized protein (EggNog:ENOG503NU40; COG:G), which produces MTSSLAAIPDRGHPAGDSQRQQTSTPTNQSAKGKEQAKSSRTGNPSSGGNDRQPVFDTDSLNEQSPLLSPSSGSGEDDGFIRAQALDNGEDEHQATKSVWYLILLTISIGGLQIAWSVEMSNGSPYLLSLGLSKSLMALVWIAGPLSGTLVQPYVGMLSDNCRLSWGKRKPFMLGGAAATIISLMFLAWTKDIVGGFFGVFGADPESAFVKNSIIVIAVLWVYILDFAINTVQAAIRAFIVDCAPSHQQEVANAMASRFVGIGNIAGYLAGYTDLPSVLWFLGDTQFKDLCAIASIALGVTVVATCIFIRERDPRLEGPPIKDKPGVLAFFNKIFTSIQRLPPQTRKVCEVQFCAWIGFFPMLFYTSSYIGEIYAEPYLEANPNMTPEELDRLYEDATREGTFALLIFAITSLATNVFLPFFIAPTYTTQPGSAVVSPDEGGPSSLKDYDEEKSWLDYLVIPGFTLRRAWMLAQILFTCSMLCTVFVRTVTAATVLIGLVGITWALTLWAPWAIISAEISRRDEERRQQRAQRMLSPTRGMDGYNSDEARELESGEDAEAADQAGVILGIHNMAIAAPQIIATLLSSVIFQIFQKPRGEPGDHSIAIVLALGGITVLISAFFIHRIRDDPDVPADIMSAVEDGDAPSRPGTARSRTRSHEQLPRASLERATLVRNKSFGGMEY